Proteins co-encoded in one Pithys albifrons albifrons isolate INPA30051 chromosome 14, PitAlb_v1, whole genome shotgun sequence genomic window:
- the LOC139678715 gene encoding diacylglycerol kinase delta-like isoform X2 has product MAEKLVPGDLFLRKTRESVSSLDSDKLAPISPEAGGEESSDSEGEQEDSSHKLIRKVSTSGQMRSKKSVKEGLLLKQTSSFQRWKRRYFKLRGRTLYYAKDAKSLIFDEVDLSDASVAETSTKNVNNSFTVITPFRKLILCAENRKEMEDWISALKSVQKWEIHEATQFNMEHFSGMHNWYACSHARPTFCNVCREALPGVTSHGLSCEVCKFKAHKRCAVRATNNCKWTTLASIGTEIIEDEDGVAMPHQWLEGNLPVSARCAVCDRTCGSVRRLQDWRCLWCKAIVHSACKEQLGKRCPLGQYKVSIIPPTALNSIDSDGFWKATCPSTCSSPLLAFVNSKSGDNQGVKFLRKFKQFLNPAQVFDLMNGGPHLGLRLFQKFSTFRILVCGGDGSVGWVLSEIDALGLHKQCQLGVLPLGTGNDLARVLGWGSLCDDDTQLLQILEKLERATTKMLDRWSVLTYEAPKQSPPALKEEENGDSNIQAQISHYADSVAFHLAKILESDKHSVVISSAKFLCGTVNDFVAEVGRAYKRATENKQEAELMARKCAMLNEKLDSLVRELNEEAQAIMVPEGMGEVTPADAKDQEKSGSYNPSPMPRIFKSKEQLMLRANSLKKALRQIIEQAEKAVDEQNKQTQAFQSSTGASKDSSEELSKEEERLSSRRVTVTSASSSIILDRPDTFGSLQFPEDPSTLHFSEKCVMNNYFGIGLDAKISLEFNNKRDEHPKKCSSRTKNMMWYGVLGTKELLQRTYKNLEQRVQLECDGVPISLPSLQGIAVLNIPSYAGGINFWGGTKEDNNFGAPSFDDKKLEVVAVFGSIQMAVSRVINLQHHRIAQCRVVKITIRGDEGVPVQVDGEAWIQPPGVIKIQHKNRAQMLTRDRAFESTLKSWEDKQKGESYRAAARPRLSSQQSMEYLTEEENSLLQQVSRVAETLIARIHEAAKAHKAVEQELAHAVNASSLALSEALSNKAAGTSEFLSRNVAVEVVLSIKELYAETRAFLEGKALDSPQEEEALHGPLSVLGQELQRLLDIHWLGPVAHPAEEEGAGSANKGSFKLRLNIPKPRKEKDKLQKQKANSALPADKWGPEEVAAWLEALGLGEYRDIFVRHDIQGSELILLERRDLKDLGITKVGHMKRILQAIKELSNLP; this is encoded by the exons ATGGCTGAGAAGCTGGTGCCTGGGGACCTGTTCTTGAGGAAGACCCGGGAGTCGGTGTCTTCCCTAGACTCGGACAAGCTGGCACCCATCTCACCCGAGGCGGGTGGTGAGGAGTCGTCCGACAGCGAAGGCGAGCAGGAGGACAGTTCCCACAAGCTCATCCGGAAGGTTTCCACCTCGGGACAGATGAGGAGCAAG AAAAGCGTGAAGGAGGGGCTGTTGCTGAAGCAGACGAGCTCCTTCCAGCGGTGGAAGAGGCGATACTTCAAGCTGCGGGGCAGGACACTCTATTATGCTAAGGATGCCAAG TCCCTCATCTTTGATGAGGTGGACCTGTCTGATGCCAGCGTGGCCGAGACCAGCACCAAGAATGTCAACAACAGTTTCACG GTGATCACACCATTCCGGAAGCTCATCCTGTGTGCAGAGAACCGGAAGGAGATGGAGGACTGGATCAGTGCTCTGAAATCTGTCCAGAAGTGGGAGATCCATGAG GCCACGCAGTTCAACATGGAGCACTTCTCAGGCATGCACAACTGGTACGCCTGCTCCCATGCCCGGCCCACCTTCTGCAACGTGTGCCGCGAAGCCCTCCCGGGGGTCACCTCCCATGGCCTTTCCTGTGAAG tCTGCAAGTTCAAGGCACACAAGCGCTGCGCTGTCAGAGCCACGAACAACTGCAAGTGGACAACCCTGGCCTCCATTGGCACTGAAATCAttgaggatgaggatggg GTGGCCATGCCCCACCAGTGGCTGGAGGGGAACCTGCCCGTCAGCGCACGCTGTGCCGTCTGCGACCGGACCTGTGGCAGCGTCCGGAGGCTGCAGGACTGGCGGTGCCTCTGGTGCAAGGCCATC GTTCACAGTGCCTGCAAGGAGCAACTTGGCAAGAGGTGCCCCCTGGGCCAGTACAAAGTGTCCATCATCCCACCGACTGCCTTGAACAGCATCGATTCGGATG GTTTTTGGAAAGCCACCTGCCCCTcgacctgctccagccctctcctGGCCTTTGTAAACTCCAAGAGCGGGGACAACCAGGGAGTCAAGTTTCTGCGCAAGTTCAAGCAGTTCCTCAATCCGGCCCAAGTCTTTGACCTCATGAATGGGGGCCCACACCTGGG GCTGCGCCTCTTCCAGAAGTTCTCTACCTTCCGGATCCTGGTGTGTGGGGGGGATGGCAGTGTGGGCTGGGTGCTCTCCGAGATCGATGCCCTTGGCCTCCACAAGCAG TGCCAGCTGGgtgtcctgcccctggggacTGGCAATGACCTGGCACGggtcctgggctggggcagcctgtGCGATGATGAcacccagctgctgcagatcctggagaagctggaaaGGGCCACCACTAAGATGCTGGACCG GTGGAGTGTGCTGACCTATGAGGCCCCCAAGCAGTCCCCGCCAGCcctgaaggaggaagaaaatggGGACTCCAACATCCAG gcccaGATCTCCCATTATGCTGACTCTGTTGCCTTCCACCTGGCCAAGATCCTGGAGTCGGACAAGCACTCAGTGGTGATCTCCTCTGCAAA GTTCCTCTGTGGCACTGTCAATGACTTTGTGGCTGAAGTAGGTCGGGCTTACAAGAGGGCAACAGAGAACAAGCAGGAGGCTGAGCTGATGGCACGAAAG TGTGCTATGCTGAACGAGAAGCTCGACTCACTGGTGCGGGAGTTGAATGAAGAGGCTCAGGCCATCATGGTCCCCGAGGGAATGGGAGAAGTCACCCCTGCCGATGCCAAGGACCAGGAGAAAAGTGGCAGCTACAACCCCAGCCCCATGCCTCGCATCTTCAAATCCAAGGAGCAGCTCATGCTGCGGGCAAACAGCCTGAAGAAAGCACTGCGGCAAATCATTGAGCAGGCGGAGAAAG CTGTGGATGAGCAGAACAAGCAGACCCAGGCcttccagagcagcacaggtgCCAGCAAGGACAGCTCAGAGGAGCTCagcaaggaggaggagaggctCA gctcccgGCGGGTGACGGTGACCTCTGCATCTTCCTCCATCATCCTGGACCGGCCAGACACCTTTGGCAGCTTGCAGTTCCCTGAAGACCCCAGCACCCT CCACTTCTCGGAGAAATGTGTCATGAATAACTACTTTGGCATCGGCCTGGATGCGAAGATCTCCTTGGAGTTCAACAACAAACGGGATGAGCACCCCAAGAAGTGCAG CAGCCGCACCAAGAACATGATGTGGTATGGGGTGCTGGGCACGAAGGAGCTTCTGCAGCGCACCTACAAGAACCTGGAGCAGCGGGTCCAGCTGGAG TGTGACGGGGTGCCCATCTCACTGCCCAGCCTGCAGGGCATCGCTGTCCTCAACATCCCCAGCTATGCTGGGGGCATCAACTTTTGGGGAGGCACCAAGGAGGACAAT AACTTTGGGGCTCCATCCTTCGACGACAAGAAGCTGGAGGTGGTGGCTGTCTTTGGCAGCATCCAGATGGCCGTGTCGCGGGTCATCAATCTCCAGCACCATCGCATTGCACAG TGCCGCGTGGTGAAGATCACCATCCGGGGGGATGAGGGCGTTCCCGTGCAGGTGGATGGAGAGGCCTGGATCCAGCCACCTGGGGTCATCAAGATCCAGCACAAGAACCGAGCGCAGATGCTGACGAGGGACCGG GCCTTTGAAAGCACCCTCAAGTCCTGGGAGGACAAGCAGAAGGGGGAGAGCTACCGAGCAGCCGCCCGGCCACGGCTCAGCTCACAGCAGTCCATGGAGTACCTGACGGAGGAGGAGAACAGCCTCTTACAGCAAGTCTCGCGGGTTGCCGAGACCCTTATTGCCAG GATCCATGAGGCAGCCAAGGCTCACAAAGCTGTAGAACAGGAGCTGGCACATGCAGTCAACGCCAGCTCCCTAGCATTGAGCGAAGCCCTCTCCAACAAAGCTGCTGGCACCTCAGAg TTTCTCAGCAGAAACGTGGCTGTGGAGGTGGTGCTGAGCATCAAGGAGCTGTATGCTGAGACTAGGGCATTCCTGGAAGGGAAGGCG CTGGACTCGccacaggaggaggaggcactTCATGGCCCCCTGAGTGTGCtgggccaggagctgcagcgGCTGCTGGACATCCACTGGCTGGGGCCTGTTGCCCACCCTGCGGAGGAG GAAGGTGCTGGTAGTGCCAACAAGGGCAGCTTCAAGCTTCGCCTCAACATCCCCAAGCCCAGGAAGGAGAAGGACaagctgcaaaagcagaaggCCAACAGCGCGCTCCCAG CAGACAAATGGGGCCCCGAGGAGGTGGCAGCATGGCTGGAAGCGCTCGGTTTAGGGGAGTACAGAGATATTTTTGTCCGGCATGACATCCAGGGCTCAGAGTTGATCCTGCTGGAGAGGAGAGACCTGAAG gACCTTGGAATCACCAAGGTGGGCCACATGAAGAGGATCCTCCAGGCCATTAAGGAGCTCAGCAACTTGCCCTAG
- the LOC139678715 gene encoding diacylglycerol kinase delta-like isoform X1: MAEKLVPGDLFLRKTRESVSSLDSDKLAPISPEAGGEESSDSEGEQEDSSHKLIRKVSTSGQMRSKKSVKEGLLLKQTSSFQRWKRRYFKLRGRTLYYAKDAKSLIFDEVDLSDASVAETSTKNVNNSFTVITPFRKLILCAENRKEMEDWISALKSVQKWEIHEATQFNMEHFSGMHNWYACSHARPTFCNVCREALPGVTSHGLSCEVCKFKAHKRCAVRATNNCKWTTLASIGTEIIEDEDGVAMPHQWLEGNLPVSARCAVCDRTCGSVRRLQDWRCLWCKAIVHSACKEQLGKRCPLGQYKVSIIPPTALNSIDSDGFWKATCPSTCSSPLLAFVNSKSGDNQGVKFLRKFKQFLNPAQVFDLMNGGPHLGLRLFQKFSTFRILVCGGDGSVGWVLSEIDALGLHKQCQLGVLPLGTGNDLARVLGWGSLCDDDTQLLQILEKLERATTKMLDRWSVLTYEAPKQSPPALKEEENGDSNIQAQISHYADSVAFHLAKILESDKHSVVISSAKFLCGTVNDFVAEVGRAYKRATENKQEAELMARKCAMLNEKLDSLVRELNEEAQAIMVPEGMGEVTPADAKDQEKSGSYNPSPMPRIFKSKEQLMLRANSLKKALRQIIEQAEKAVDEQNKQTQAFQSSTGASKDSSEELSKEEERLSSRRVTVTSASSSIILDRPDTFGSLQFPEDPSTLHFSEKCVMNNYFGIGLDAKISLEFNNKRDEHPKKCSSRTKNMMWYGVLGTKELLQRTYKNLEQRVQLECDGVPISLPSLQGIAVLNIPSYAGGINFWGGTKEDNNFGAPSFDDKKLEVVAVFGSIQMAVSRVINLQHHRIAQCRVVKITIRGDEGVPVQVDGEAWIQPPGVIKIQHKNRAQMLTRDRAFESTLKSWEDKQKGESYRAAARPRLSSQQSMEYLTEEENSLLQQVSRVAETLIARIHEAAKAHKAVEQELAHAVNASSLALSEALSNKAAGTSEFLSRNVAVEVVLSIKELYAETRAFLEGKAVSGGLGSTQNPPREIPGTSQDGSRAGDGSSLPQLDSPQEEEALHGPLSVLGQELQRLLDIHWLGPVAHPAEEEGAGSANKGSFKLRLNIPKPRKEKDKLQKQKANSALPADKWGPEEVAAWLEALGLGEYRDIFVRHDIQGSELILLERRDLKDLGITKVGHMKRILQAIKELSNLP; this comes from the exons ATGGCTGAGAAGCTGGTGCCTGGGGACCTGTTCTTGAGGAAGACCCGGGAGTCGGTGTCTTCCCTAGACTCGGACAAGCTGGCACCCATCTCACCCGAGGCGGGTGGTGAGGAGTCGTCCGACAGCGAAGGCGAGCAGGAGGACAGTTCCCACAAGCTCATCCGGAAGGTTTCCACCTCGGGACAGATGAGGAGCAAG AAAAGCGTGAAGGAGGGGCTGTTGCTGAAGCAGACGAGCTCCTTCCAGCGGTGGAAGAGGCGATACTTCAAGCTGCGGGGCAGGACACTCTATTATGCTAAGGATGCCAAG TCCCTCATCTTTGATGAGGTGGACCTGTCTGATGCCAGCGTGGCCGAGACCAGCACCAAGAATGTCAACAACAGTTTCACG GTGATCACACCATTCCGGAAGCTCATCCTGTGTGCAGAGAACCGGAAGGAGATGGAGGACTGGATCAGTGCTCTGAAATCTGTCCAGAAGTGGGAGATCCATGAG GCCACGCAGTTCAACATGGAGCACTTCTCAGGCATGCACAACTGGTACGCCTGCTCCCATGCCCGGCCCACCTTCTGCAACGTGTGCCGCGAAGCCCTCCCGGGGGTCACCTCCCATGGCCTTTCCTGTGAAG tCTGCAAGTTCAAGGCACACAAGCGCTGCGCTGTCAGAGCCACGAACAACTGCAAGTGGACAACCCTGGCCTCCATTGGCACTGAAATCAttgaggatgaggatggg GTGGCCATGCCCCACCAGTGGCTGGAGGGGAACCTGCCCGTCAGCGCACGCTGTGCCGTCTGCGACCGGACCTGTGGCAGCGTCCGGAGGCTGCAGGACTGGCGGTGCCTCTGGTGCAAGGCCATC GTTCACAGTGCCTGCAAGGAGCAACTTGGCAAGAGGTGCCCCCTGGGCCAGTACAAAGTGTCCATCATCCCACCGACTGCCTTGAACAGCATCGATTCGGATG GTTTTTGGAAAGCCACCTGCCCCTcgacctgctccagccctctcctGGCCTTTGTAAACTCCAAGAGCGGGGACAACCAGGGAGTCAAGTTTCTGCGCAAGTTCAAGCAGTTCCTCAATCCGGCCCAAGTCTTTGACCTCATGAATGGGGGCCCACACCTGGG GCTGCGCCTCTTCCAGAAGTTCTCTACCTTCCGGATCCTGGTGTGTGGGGGGGATGGCAGTGTGGGCTGGGTGCTCTCCGAGATCGATGCCCTTGGCCTCCACAAGCAG TGCCAGCTGGgtgtcctgcccctggggacTGGCAATGACCTGGCACGggtcctgggctggggcagcctgtGCGATGATGAcacccagctgctgcagatcctggagaagctggaaaGGGCCACCACTAAGATGCTGGACCG GTGGAGTGTGCTGACCTATGAGGCCCCCAAGCAGTCCCCGCCAGCcctgaaggaggaagaaaatggGGACTCCAACATCCAG gcccaGATCTCCCATTATGCTGACTCTGTTGCCTTCCACCTGGCCAAGATCCTGGAGTCGGACAAGCACTCAGTGGTGATCTCCTCTGCAAA GTTCCTCTGTGGCACTGTCAATGACTTTGTGGCTGAAGTAGGTCGGGCTTACAAGAGGGCAACAGAGAACAAGCAGGAGGCTGAGCTGATGGCACGAAAG TGTGCTATGCTGAACGAGAAGCTCGACTCACTGGTGCGGGAGTTGAATGAAGAGGCTCAGGCCATCATGGTCCCCGAGGGAATGGGAGAAGTCACCCCTGCCGATGCCAAGGACCAGGAGAAAAGTGGCAGCTACAACCCCAGCCCCATGCCTCGCATCTTCAAATCCAAGGAGCAGCTCATGCTGCGGGCAAACAGCCTGAAGAAAGCACTGCGGCAAATCATTGAGCAGGCGGAGAAAG CTGTGGATGAGCAGAACAAGCAGACCCAGGCcttccagagcagcacaggtgCCAGCAAGGACAGCTCAGAGGAGCTCagcaaggaggaggagaggctCA gctcccgGCGGGTGACGGTGACCTCTGCATCTTCCTCCATCATCCTGGACCGGCCAGACACCTTTGGCAGCTTGCAGTTCCCTGAAGACCCCAGCACCCT CCACTTCTCGGAGAAATGTGTCATGAATAACTACTTTGGCATCGGCCTGGATGCGAAGATCTCCTTGGAGTTCAACAACAAACGGGATGAGCACCCCAAGAAGTGCAG CAGCCGCACCAAGAACATGATGTGGTATGGGGTGCTGGGCACGAAGGAGCTTCTGCAGCGCACCTACAAGAACCTGGAGCAGCGGGTCCAGCTGGAG TGTGACGGGGTGCCCATCTCACTGCCCAGCCTGCAGGGCATCGCTGTCCTCAACATCCCCAGCTATGCTGGGGGCATCAACTTTTGGGGAGGCACCAAGGAGGACAAT AACTTTGGGGCTCCATCCTTCGACGACAAGAAGCTGGAGGTGGTGGCTGTCTTTGGCAGCATCCAGATGGCCGTGTCGCGGGTCATCAATCTCCAGCACCATCGCATTGCACAG TGCCGCGTGGTGAAGATCACCATCCGGGGGGATGAGGGCGTTCCCGTGCAGGTGGATGGAGAGGCCTGGATCCAGCCACCTGGGGTCATCAAGATCCAGCACAAGAACCGAGCGCAGATGCTGACGAGGGACCGG GCCTTTGAAAGCACCCTCAAGTCCTGGGAGGACAAGCAGAAGGGGGAGAGCTACCGAGCAGCCGCCCGGCCACGGCTCAGCTCACAGCAGTCCATGGAGTACCTGACGGAGGAGGAGAACAGCCTCTTACAGCAAGTCTCGCGGGTTGCCGAGACCCTTATTGCCAG GATCCATGAGGCAGCCAAGGCTCACAAAGCTGTAGAACAGGAGCTGGCACATGCAGTCAACGCCAGCTCCCTAGCATTGAGCGAAGCCCTCTCCAACAAAGCTGCTGGCACCTCAGAg TTTCTCAGCAGAAACGTGGCTGTGGAGGTGGTGCTGAGCATCAAGGAGCTGTATGCTGAGACTAGGGCATTCCTGGAAGGGAAGGCGGTGAGTGGAGGGCTGGGCAGCACCCAAAATCCCCCAAGAGAGATACCTGGTACCTCTCAggatggcagcagggctggagatggTTCCTCTCTCCCACAGCTGGACTCGccacaggaggaggaggcactTCATGGCCCCCTGAGTGTGCtgggccaggagctgcagcgGCTGCTGGACATCCACTGGCTGGGGCCTGTTGCCCACCCTGCGGAGGAG GAAGGTGCTGGTAGTGCCAACAAGGGCAGCTTCAAGCTTCGCCTCAACATCCCCAAGCCCAGGAAGGAGAAGGACaagctgcaaaagcagaaggCCAACAGCGCGCTCCCAG CAGACAAATGGGGCCCCGAGGAGGTGGCAGCATGGCTGGAAGCGCTCGGTTTAGGGGAGTACAGAGATATTTTTGTCCGGCATGACATCCAGGGCTCAGAGTTGATCCTGCTGGAGAGGAGAGACCTGAAG gACCTTGGAATCACCAAGGTGGGCCACATGAAGAGGATCCTCCAGGCCATTAAGGAGCTCAGCAACTTGCCCTAG
- the LOC139678715 gene encoding diacylglycerol kinase delta-like isoform X3: MAEKLVPGDLFLRKTRESVSSLDSDKLAPISPEAGGEESSDSEGEQEDSSHKLIRKVSTSGQMRSKKSVKEGLLLKQTSSFQRWKRRYFKLRGRTLYYAKDAKSLIFDEVDLSDASVAETSTKNVNNSFTVITPFRKLILCAENRKEMEDWISALKSVQKWEIHEATQFNMEHFSGMHNWYACSHARPTFCNVCREALPGVTSHGLSCEVCKFKAHKRCAVRATNNCKWTTLASIGTEIIEDEDGVAMPHQWLEGNLPVSARCAVCDRTCGSVRRLQDWRCLWCKAIVHSACKEQLGKRCPLGQYKVSIIPPTALNSIDSDGFWKATCPSTCSSPLLAFVNSKSGDNQGVKFLRKFKQFLNPAQVFDLMNGGPHLGLRLFQKFSTFRILVCGGDGSVGWVLSEIDALGLHKQCQLGVLPLGTGNDLARVLGWGSLCDDDTQLLQILEKLERATTKMLDRWSVLTYEAPKQSPPALKEEENGDSNIQAQISHYADSVAFHLAKILESDKHSVVISSAKFLCGTVNDFVAEVGRAYKRATENKQEAELMARKCAMLNEKLDSLVRELNEEAQAIMVPEGMGEVTPADAKDQEKSGSYNPSPMPRIFKSKEQLMLRANSLKKALRQIIEQAEKAVDEQNKQTQAFQSSTGASKDSSEELSKEEERLSSRRVTVTSASSSIILDRPDTFGSLQFPEDPSTLHFSEKCVMNNYFGIGLDAKISLEFNNKRDEHPKKCSSRTKNMMWYGVLGTKELLQRTYKNLEQRVQLECDGVPISLPSLQGIAVLNIPSYAGGINFWGGTKEDNNFGAPSFDDKKLEVVAVFGSIQMAVSRVINLQHHRIAQCRVVKITIRGDEGVPVQVDGEAWIQPPGVIKIQHKNRAQMLTRDRAFESTLKSWEDKQKGESYRAAARPRLSSQQSMEYLTEEENSLLQQVSRVAETLIARIHEAAKAHKAVEQELAHAVNASSLALSEALSNKAAGTSEFLSRNVAVEVVLSIKELYAETRAFLEGKALDSPQEEEALHGPLSVLGQELQRLLDIHWLGPVAHPAEEEGAGSANKGSFKLRLNIPKPRKEKDKLQKQKANSALPDKWGPEEVAAWLEALGLGEYRDIFVRHDIQGSELILLERRDLKDLGITKVGHMKRILQAIKELSNLP, translated from the exons ATGGCTGAGAAGCTGGTGCCTGGGGACCTGTTCTTGAGGAAGACCCGGGAGTCGGTGTCTTCCCTAGACTCGGACAAGCTGGCACCCATCTCACCCGAGGCGGGTGGTGAGGAGTCGTCCGACAGCGAAGGCGAGCAGGAGGACAGTTCCCACAAGCTCATCCGGAAGGTTTCCACCTCGGGACAGATGAGGAGCAAG AAAAGCGTGAAGGAGGGGCTGTTGCTGAAGCAGACGAGCTCCTTCCAGCGGTGGAAGAGGCGATACTTCAAGCTGCGGGGCAGGACACTCTATTATGCTAAGGATGCCAAG TCCCTCATCTTTGATGAGGTGGACCTGTCTGATGCCAGCGTGGCCGAGACCAGCACCAAGAATGTCAACAACAGTTTCACG GTGATCACACCATTCCGGAAGCTCATCCTGTGTGCAGAGAACCGGAAGGAGATGGAGGACTGGATCAGTGCTCTGAAATCTGTCCAGAAGTGGGAGATCCATGAG GCCACGCAGTTCAACATGGAGCACTTCTCAGGCATGCACAACTGGTACGCCTGCTCCCATGCCCGGCCCACCTTCTGCAACGTGTGCCGCGAAGCCCTCCCGGGGGTCACCTCCCATGGCCTTTCCTGTGAAG tCTGCAAGTTCAAGGCACACAAGCGCTGCGCTGTCAGAGCCACGAACAACTGCAAGTGGACAACCCTGGCCTCCATTGGCACTGAAATCAttgaggatgaggatggg GTGGCCATGCCCCACCAGTGGCTGGAGGGGAACCTGCCCGTCAGCGCACGCTGTGCCGTCTGCGACCGGACCTGTGGCAGCGTCCGGAGGCTGCAGGACTGGCGGTGCCTCTGGTGCAAGGCCATC GTTCACAGTGCCTGCAAGGAGCAACTTGGCAAGAGGTGCCCCCTGGGCCAGTACAAAGTGTCCATCATCCCACCGACTGCCTTGAACAGCATCGATTCGGATG GTTTTTGGAAAGCCACCTGCCCCTcgacctgctccagccctctcctGGCCTTTGTAAACTCCAAGAGCGGGGACAACCAGGGAGTCAAGTTTCTGCGCAAGTTCAAGCAGTTCCTCAATCCGGCCCAAGTCTTTGACCTCATGAATGGGGGCCCACACCTGGG GCTGCGCCTCTTCCAGAAGTTCTCTACCTTCCGGATCCTGGTGTGTGGGGGGGATGGCAGTGTGGGCTGGGTGCTCTCCGAGATCGATGCCCTTGGCCTCCACAAGCAG TGCCAGCTGGgtgtcctgcccctggggacTGGCAATGACCTGGCACGggtcctgggctggggcagcctgtGCGATGATGAcacccagctgctgcagatcctggagaagctggaaaGGGCCACCACTAAGATGCTGGACCG GTGGAGTGTGCTGACCTATGAGGCCCCCAAGCAGTCCCCGCCAGCcctgaaggaggaagaaaatggGGACTCCAACATCCAG gcccaGATCTCCCATTATGCTGACTCTGTTGCCTTCCACCTGGCCAAGATCCTGGAGTCGGACAAGCACTCAGTGGTGATCTCCTCTGCAAA GTTCCTCTGTGGCACTGTCAATGACTTTGTGGCTGAAGTAGGTCGGGCTTACAAGAGGGCAACAGAGAACAAGCAGGAGGCTGAGCTGATGGCACGAAAG TGTGCTATGCTGAACGAGAAGCTCGACTCACTGGTGCGGGAGTTGAATGAAGAGGCTCAGGCCATCATGGTCCCCGAGGGAATGGGAGAAGTCACCCCTGCCGATGCCAAGGACCAGGAGAAAAGTGGCAGCTACAACCCCAGCCCCATGCCTCGCATCTTCAAATCCAAGGAGCAGCTCATGCTGCGGGCAAACAGCCTGAAGAAAGCACTGCGGCAAATCATTGAGCAGGCGGAGAAAG CTGTGGATGAGCAGAACAAGCAGACCCAGGCcttccagagcagcacaggtgCCAGCAAGGACAGCTCAGAGGAGCTCagcaaggaggaggagaggctCA gctcccgGCGGGTGACGGTGACCTCTGCATCTTCCTCCATCATCCTGGACCGGCCAGACACCTTTGGCAGCTTGCAGTTCCCTGAAGACCCCAGCACCCT CCACTTCTCGGAGAAATGTGTCATGAATAACTACTTTGGCATCGGCCTGGATGCGAAGATCTCCTTGGAGTTCAACAACAAACGGGATGAGCACCCCAAGAAGTGCAG CAGCCGCACCAAGAACATGATGTGGTATGGGGTGCTGGGCACGAAGGAGCTTCTGCAGCGCACCTACAAGAACCTGGAGCAGCGGGTCCAGCTGGAG TGTGACGGGGTGCCCATCTCACTGCCCAGCCTGCAGGGCATCGCTGTCCTCAACATCCCCAGCTATGCTGGGGGCATCAACTTTTGGGGAGGCACCAAGGAGGACAAT AACTTTGGGGCTCCATCCTTCGACGACAAGAAGCTGGAGGTGGTGGCTGTCTTTGGCAGCATCCAGATGGCCGTGTCGCGGGTCATCAATCTCCAGCACCATCGCATTGCACAG TGCCGCGTGGTGAAGATCACCATCCGGGGGGATGAGGGCGTTCCCGTGCAGGTGGATGGAGAGGCCTGGATCCAGCCACCTGGGGTCATCAAGATCCAGCACAAGAACCGAGCGCAGATGCTGACGAGGGACCGG GCCTTTGAAAGCACCCTCAAGTCCTGGGAGGACAAGCAGAAGGGGGAGAGCTACCGAGCAGCCGCCCGGCCACGGCTCAGCTCACAGCAGTCCATGGAGTACCTGACGGAGGAGGAGAACAGCCTCTTACAGCAAGTCTCGCGGGTTGCCGAGACCCTTATTGCCAG GATCCATGAGGCAGCCAAGGCTCACAAAGCTGTAGAACAGGAGCTGGCACATGCAGTCAACGCCAGCTCCCTAGCATTGAGCGAAGCCCTCTCCAACAAAGCTGCTGGCACCTCAGAg TTTCTCAGCAGAAACGTGGCTGTGGAGGTGGTGCTGAGCATCAAGGAGCTGTATGCTGAGACTAGGGCATTCCTGGAAGGGAAGGCG CTGGACTCGccacaggaggaggaggcactTCATGGCCCCCTGAGTGTGCtgggccaggagctgcagcgGCTGCTGGACATCCACTGGCTGGGGCCTGTTGCCCACCCTGCGGAGGAG GAAGGTGCTGGTAGTGCCAACAAGGGCAGCTTCAAGCTTCGCCTCAACATCCCCAAGCCCAGGAAGGAGAAGGACaagctgcaaaagcagaaggCCAACAGCGCGCTCCCAG ACAAATGGGGCCCCGAGGAGGTGGCAGCATGGCTGGAAGCGCTCGGTTTAGGGGAGTACAGAGATATTTTTGTCCGGCATGACATCCAGGGCTCAGAGTTGATCCTGCTGGAGAGGAGAGACCTGAAG gACCTTGGAATCACCAAGGTGGGCCACATGAAGAGGATCCTCCAGGCCATTAAGGAGCTCAGCAACTTGCCCTAG